The Vespula vulgaris chromosome 3, iyVesVulg1.1, whole genome shotgun sequence DNA window AAGAAACCTCCTTCAGGAAACAAAATCAACCATTTTCTGTCAAGCCCTATATACGATTCTTTAAGATGTCTTTCTAATTGTCTTAAGCTTTCATCTCTTCGTTTACGACCCTAATATATcaagtagaaaataaattttttttaataaattaataaaataataattgaaccATTTTATGTTacaagattaaatataaatggaagtagaaatatatagaaaatccaaaaaatactttacttaacatgttaaaagaaaatacaatatttgtaACTGAGACATCAACTTacagaaattataaaaaagtcaTGATGTAAGATAGAAACTATACCAAAGTTAGTGAACTTAAATATTCTATCCATAATCCACATTAAATTGGGCAATACATttgattttgtattaaatgttGTCATTAACATAGGAACATCCCCAGTACTTTGATGATTTACTATAACAAGTGTTCTTTCACTAGTAATCTTCTCTATATTATCACCTTGTTCtattactataaaataaatgtttatttttaatagtgaCAAGCAGATTGTTCAATGTATAGttctatcattttatattatagttgTTTTTACAACTTACTATCATAACCAGCTGACCAAGTCCACATAGAAACCATGGCCAGTaaccaatgaaaaaaaagaccCTCTATTCGCCAATATACTTGTGGTTGATATACTTTCACAGGATATAACAAGGTCATCCATACtatgtacgtaggtatacaatagatattatttaatattacaaagcCTGTTCGTACGATACACTTTACAAATGTCACTACTTTGTTAATTATCctgtaacaaaattattattacaatggATCTCTAAATCTAtggataatttttatttttactggAATCaacttataaaattaaacaaatatatttcggcatgtgttttaaatataaataatttaaaatatatggaTGGAGagagattaatatttaattatgctCGAATCTTCGTATATGAAATATCACAAGTTATAATAGTAACTTACTTAGGATAATTGGAATATaaccaaatatatatataatttaagattataaaaataactcaatttatataatgagataatatataatataatacaatatgttgcagttaatttttattgaaatatataattttttataattaaataacatgtttttaatattttatttatcgataaatttttgtatACTTCTATTGTATCATATTTGTaacaaaaacaattttatattttatcatacatACAATTTGCTATGTAAAATAGTGAAAGagaattaatgtaatttttccTAAAATATTACGGCTATTTCTCAATGATTTTATTAGtgcatttactttttaatttatgttgtacatgtaatttattttaaaagttaaaatttaaagtaatttgaataagaatcaaaagaaaaacaaattagtTCATTAACTATCATTCAAAATCTGTGCCATTTCATCAATACGTATATTAATTTGAAGGTTAAGAACATGTTTAATCaagagaattataataattgtattgatatagaaaacaaacaattaataaatgttttatttgctgatatttatataaataatgaaagagaacTGTCACAAAaggtatttttaatttaccttATAATGGCAGATACGCCGGAGGCTGAAGAGTcagtcatttttttttatgacgcCACTCGTTACACGAGATCGAATATATCTCATTCACCTTTTATTCATCACCATAACATCTCTTTAGaaggaaattatataatgcaGAATCATTATCTCAGATGACACATTAGCATGTATAAAAATGGGCGAACTGATTACTAGAAATCCAAATTATACCTGTTAAACAAATTTTGGTCAGTATTCGTTagtgtttttaaatattacgtttCAATGTAAAGGTACTTTTACCATTGATTTTGGTCAACAATTTCTTAACTggggaagaaatgaaaaaactaagaatttaatcgtttttctGTCAGCTGACATATACGCGGCGCTTTTGCAAAGAATACACCATGTGTCACTACTTTTGCTACTTGAAATACATATCTCATTATTAGATATGACATAGAACAGTTGCTACCAGTGTTTATCGATAATGTGTAAGTATTAGTTATATGGCGTACTTTTAGCATATTGTAAATATAGAATGATATTTCAAGTCATACAAGTTAGAAAAAAGTTACAATGATATGTTATTTCTTTAGTTTCCATTAGCGGTAACATTTTCTAACAATTTAAGTGGTTTCAAGTTTTGCAGTTCGCAGATTGGTTGTCTCAATTTCTATAGAAGGATTCAATCCACATATTCCACCAATAGGATTCATAATACCATATTAATCGCAACCAATCGGAATAGCGCTCCCAACAGCATATCCGATTAGAAATGTAGAGAAATGTATATAGTTGGACCAATCATAGATGAGAAGAAGTGAATCAAACTCGACTGTACTTGATTTGACTGGATTTGACTCGACTGAACGATcgtttattctatttcttttttcatattttgtcaTCAATAATGATTCAAAAGGTAAATAAAGTTGTTTAAAATcactttaaaatataaaacattctaCTAAAATGTTATCTATAAAGCAtagatcatatataataacgcATGTGATAATGcatacaaaaagaaacaatgaaccgatcgttaaaacgaaatttatattatacattattaccGTTAGGTGGATGCAGTATTACGAAAGTCCTTGATATagttgtaatatataatttttgatataacttgtaataatataataaacatcaAAGGTTATCTAATAAACTTATAAATACGGTTATCTATATCATAAACtgcataatataattttccgAATTAAAAGAATGCTATATTAATTCTGTCATTTCGTAATACCGTCTTGTTGTAATATCATAAAGGTTCTTTAAGACAAACGtttattaatcgtttcataataaattgcaattgtttttttttatgcatgGTGAtctatactattattattttcatatataattttgtcatGTTTGTACATGTAATTGTACATGTAAATCGCCAAGTTATTCTATGCTAAAAGATTTATGTTAcgttgtataaataaaatcttagcatttattgttcttattattacttaacATTGGTTAGTTAT harbors:
- the LOC127062734 gene encoding acyl-CoA:lysophosphatidylglycerol acyltransferase 1-like, giving the protein MTDSSASGVSAIIRIINKVVTFVKCIVRTGFVILNNIYCIPTYIVWMTLLYPVKVYQPQVYWRIEGLFFHWLLAMVSMWTWSAGYDIIEQGDNIEKITSERTLVIVNHQSTGDVPMLMTTFNTKSNVLPNLMWIMDRIFKFTNFGIVSILHHDFFIISGRKRRDESLRQLERHLKESYIGLDRKWLILFPEGGFLCKRRETSQKYAKKNNLPILENVSLPRVGAMQIIFNTLGPVQDNKVQHDHLNNRASVAPTEITWVLDITIAYPQGKPIDLPAIITGSRPPCETFMFYRLYPSKMVPREPELLSKWLYDRWVEKELLLENFYKHGAFLGTHESAVKGSKIQQDPLRFLVIHLFFITSSYIHYNMFQYILSCFW